CGTGCCCTGCATGGCCATGAACATCGTTCCCCTGCGCGTGCCCGTGAACCCCGAGGACAGTCTGTTGGACGTGGCCCGTGGGGTGGCCGCAGAGGTGCGCGCCATGCGGCCACACCTGCGCTACCGCTATGAGCAGCTCCGCCGCGACCTGAAGATGGTGGGTGGACAGCGGCGGCTGTTTGGCCCCGTGGTCAACATCATGCCGTTTGACTACGCCCTGCGCTTTGCGGGGATACCCACGATCGCGCACAACATCTCCGCAGGCCCCGTGGAGGATCTCTCGATCGGCCTGTACGCCCGGTCCGATGGGAAGGGGATGCGGATGGATTTCGACGCCAACCCCGCTTGCTACGAGGCCAAGGACTTGGAAGCCCACCAAGGCGCCTTCCTCGAACTGCTGGAGTCACTCGTCGCAGCTCCCGGGCAAGCCGTGGGCCAGCCCCAGGTCCAGTCTCCCGGCCACCTTCCTCTCTCGTCCATCCTCGATGGCGGACCTCTGCCCGCTCCTCCCCGTCCAGTCCTGGAGTTGATCGCCGAGAGGGCCCGCGAACAACCTGACGCGATCGCGGTGGAGCATGGTCAGCACCAATTGAGCTACCGGGAGCTGCTTCAGAACGCGCAGGCACTGTCTGATCAGCTTGTCCGTGAAGGGGTTCAGCCCAATACGCCCGTGGCGGTCATGCTCCCCCGGGGGCTCGATGCCATCGTGGCGAGCCTGGGAGTGCTGTTCTCCGGCGCGGGCTACCTGCCGCTCGATCCCCAAGGGCCCTCGTCGCGAACGGCGGCCATCCTCGAGGATGCGAAGCCCACGTTGATCATCCAACGTGCCTCGCCCGATGCGGACGTCATGGCGAGGGGAAACCTCGTCATTCGCAAGAACGAGGCAGCCCCCGCGACTGCCGCTTCCCCCCAGGTCCCGACCGAGGGAGACCACCTCGCCTACATCATCTACACGTCCGGCTCGACGGGACAGCCCAACGGCGTGCAGATCAGCCAGAACGCCCTGGCCCACTTCGTGGCGGGAGCAACCCACCGCTATGGCGTGCAGCGCGGCGACCGGGTTCTTCAGTTTGCCCCCCTTCACTTCGATGCCAGTGTGGAGGAGATCTTCCTGACCCTGTGCGCTGGCGCGAAGCTGGTGCTTCGTACCGAGGAGATGCTCCAGTCCGTGCCCCGGCTCCTCGACGCGTGTGCCGAACACGGCATCACCGTGCTGGATTTGCCCACGGCGTTCTGGCACGAGCTGGCCTACAGTGTCTCGACGGGTGCTGCCCGGCTGCCCTCTTCCATCCGGCTCGTGATCATCGGTGGAGAAGCCGCGCTGCCCGAACGGGTCGTCCGCTGGCGAGCCGCGGTCGGCGCAGACGTGCTGCTGCTCAATACGTATGGCCCCACCGAAGCCACCGTGGTGGCCACCACCGCCCCCCTGAGCGGACCTCTCTCCGCAGGAGCGCCGGAAGAAGAGATCCCCATCGGGCGTCCACTTCCGGGAGTCCGCACAGCGCTCATCGATGCTCACGGAAAACTCGCCGCTCCTGGCACGGAGGGTGAGCTGTACTTGCTGGGAGGCGGCCTGGCGCGGGGATACCTGGGACGCCCGGAGTTGAACGCCGTGCGCTTCACCTCGCTTGATGTACTGCCCGGCAGCCCTCGCGCCTACCGCACCGGCGACAAGGCCCGGGTTCGCGAGGACGGACAGTTGGTGTTCACCGGCCGTGTCGATGACGAGTTCAAGATCAGCGGCCACCGGATCGATCCCACCGAGATTGAAACCGTGCTGCTGGCCCACGCAGGCGTGCGCGAAGCTGCCGTGGTGGGACAAATCCTTCCCGGAGGCACGCGCCGACTGTGCGCGCATATCGTCGCCGAGATGCCTGCCCCGGCTGCCGCGGAGCTGCGCCGGCACCTGCTGGCGGAGCTGCCTGCGGCCATGGTCCCGAGCGCCTTCGTGTTCTCCGAGAAGCTGCCACGCACCAGCACGGGCAAGCTGGATCGGAACACACTGCGTCTCACGCTGCCCCCCGAGGACTCGGCGCCCACCGCCGACGCCACCGCGTTCGAGCGCATGGTGCTCCAGGTGTGGGAGCAAGTCCTGGGTCTGAGCGGCATGTCAGCGCAGGACGACTTCTTCGAGTTGGGAGGGCAGTCCCTTCAGACGATCCAGGTCGCCAACCGGCTCAGTGTCGCATTGGGCCGGGAAGTGCCTGTCGCCACGGTGTTCCGGTACCCGACTGCCGCCGGGCTGGCACAGGCCTTGGAACACGGCGAGAAGAGCAGCCTGGAGAGCGGAGGGCTGTCCACGGCCATGCTCGCGGACGCGGAGTTGCCCGAGGAGATCGTCCCCCATCTCGCCCCCAGCCAGAGAGCACCCGCCCCCTTGCGGCAGGTGCTGCTGACCGGAGCCACCGGCTTCGTGGGCGCGCACTTGCTTGACCAACTGCTGCGTCAGACCCAAGCGAGGGTGGTCTGCCTGGTTCGCGCCCGCGATGAAGTCCATGCCATGGAGCGGCTGCGCGAGGCCATGGCAGGCCAACGGCTGTCCACGGTGAGCCTCGCCGAGCGGGTCATGGCCGTGCCCGCGGACCTGGGCCAACCGTGGCTGGGGCTGAGTTCCGCGCGCTTCCACAACCTGGCCGCCGAGTGTGACACCCTCATCCACAACGCCGCCGTGGTCAGCGTCGTGCGCGAATACGGCAGCCTCCAGGCCACCAACGTGCGCGGCACCCGCGAACTTCTCCGGCTGGCGGCGTCCGTGAAGCCCAAGCCCCTGCACTACGTCTCGACCCTGGCCGTGGCCCCCCAGGCCAACCTCAGTCCGGAAGTTCCCGAGGCGTTCGTCCCCTCCCACCCAGGTCTGCGCGACGGCTATCAGCAGAGCAAGTGGGTGGCGGAGCGGCTCGTGCAACAGGCCGCGGAGCGCGGCTTGCCGGTGACGGTCTACCGCCTCGGCCGGGTGTCCGGCGCGTGGACCAGCGGCATCGTCAACCCACAGGATCTCGTCTGGCGCATCCTGCTGGCCGGCATTCCAGCCGGAGCGCTGCCCCAACTCGATGTGGGCGAAGTGTGGACACCCGTGGACTACGTCGCCAGCTCGCTCGTCCGCCTCTCGCTCGATTCACACCCCGGCGGGGTCTTCAACGTCACCCCCGCACCTGAAGTGCGGCTGAGCGAGGTGTTCGGCTGGGTCCGCGACTACGGCTACCCCATTGAGCTATGTTCTGTCCCGGAATGGCGCGCGCGCGTGGCACAAGCCACGGGAAGCGCCGACAACAGCACCACGCTGGCCTTCTTCGACCTGCGCTCGGGTTCACACGAGCCTACCTTCGGCCTGGGCACCATCCGCAGTGAGCGCGTGCTCCAGGCCCTGTCCGGCAGCGGGCTGTCCTGTCCGCAGACCGATCGCCTGCTGCTCCACCGATACTTGGACTACTGTGTCGAACAAGGCCTCCTCCAGAGACCTCCGAAAACCCGGTAACGCCACACGGTCCATCCCATGTCCTCACCTCGAAACGGCCCTTCCGTGTTGAACCCAAATTGGACTCCTGGCTCCTGGAGAGAGAAGCCCGTCAAGCACATGCCGGACGACTACCCCGATGCCCGTGAACTCGCGCGCGTCGAAGGGGAGCTGTCACGTCTTCCCCCTCTGGTGTTCGCGGAGGAGACCCGCCGGTTGACCGCCGCGCTCGGACAGGTCGCCGAGGGCAAGGCCTTCCTGCTCCAGGGAGGAGACTGCGCGGAGAGCTTCAAGGAATTCACGACGGACAATGTCCGCGACAGCTTGCGGCTGATCCTCCAGATGGCCATGGTGCTGACCTTCTCGGGAGGCCGCCCCGTGGTGAAGGTCGGCCGGATCGCCGGCCAGTTCGCCAAGCCGCGCAGTGGCGCCACCGAAACCATCGAGGGCGTCACGCTGCCTGCCTATCGTGGCGACATCATCAACGGCATGGATTTCGAGCCCGGCGAGCGCAAGCCCGATCCCACACGGCTGCTCAAGGCCTATCACCAATCCTCGGATACCCTGGGCCTGCTGCGCCTCTTCTCCCAGGGCGGTTATGCGGACCTGCTCAACATGCACCGCTGGACCTTCGACTTCGTCGCGGACAGCGTCCAGGGCGGCCAGTACCGGAAGCTGGCGGACAAGATCCTCGAGTCCCTGCGCTTCATGAGCGCGCTGCACGTGAGCCCCGGCCAGCAGATGCCCCTCAACCGGGTGGACATGTTCACCAGCCACGAAGCGCTGCTGCTGAACTACGAAGAGGCCATGACCCGGGCCGATCCTGTCTCGGGAGACTGGTACGACAGCTCCGCCCACATGTTGTGGATTGGCGAGCGGACGCGCCAGCTCGACGGAGGCCACGTGGAATTCATGCGTGGCATTCAGAACCCCATTGGCCTGAAATGCGGGCCGACGATGGAGCCCGAGGATCTGCTGCGGCTCATCGATCTCCTGAACCCCGAGGCCATTCCTGGCAAGCTGACGCTCATCGGCCGGTTTGGAGCAGACAAGATCGCAGAGCGTCTGCCCCGGTTGATGGCCGCCACCAAGCGCCATGGAAGCCCCGTCGTCTGGTCGACCGACCCCATGCATGGCAATACGCTCAAGGCCCGCAACGGGTACAAGACCCGGCCCTTCGACCGCATTCTGTCCGAGGTGAAGACATTCGTTCAGGTCGCCACCTCCGAGGGCGTTCACCCCGGAGGGCTGCACCTGGAGATGACGGGCCAGAACGTCACCGAGTGCCTGGGCGGCGCGCAGGAGGTCACCGAAGACGACCTGTCCAGCCGATACCACACGCATTGCGATCCGCGGCTCAACGCCAACCAGGCCTTGCAGCTGGCCTTCCTGGTGGCGGACAAGCTCCAGTCTCTGCGGGTCCCCGAAGTCTGGGCGGCGGCCACGACAGACTCCTTGACAGAGATGTCTGGAAAGGGGTACCACGCGGCACCGAAATGAAATTGAGAAGCATTTTCATCATCTCTTCTCCATTCAGAGCAACCGCTCGTGGAGGAGAGATTCCGCGCCGGGTCCTGCCCGTGCTTCTGGCAGGGCTCCTCGTCTCCGGTGAGGCGCGGGCGCAGGACCCTGGCCTGGAAAGCACCGCAGCTCAGACACCGGCCGCTTCCGCGCCTCAGGTGCCTGAAGCGGTTCCCGCCGCGCCTGCCATTGAGATGCCGAAGCTCCTGGAGTTCGTCGAAGCGGCCTACCCTGCCCAAGCGAAGCAGGACCGCCTCGAGGCCAAGGTCGCCCTGCGGCTGACCCTGGACGCCCAGGGCACTGTCACGACGGCAGAGGTTCTCGGACCCATCGGCCACGGCTTCGATGAGGCGGCCCGTGAGGCAGCCCTCCGCTTCCGGTTCGAGCCCGCGAAGCGGAACGGAACGCCGGTGCCCTCCCGCATCGTCTATCCCTATGAGTTTCGCCTGCCCCCGCCTCCCCCCTCCGGCACGCAGGACTCAAGCCCTCCAGCCGCCACGGAGCCTTCCGATTCTTCCTTCGAGGAGACCATCGAAGTCACGGACGCGGGCGAATCGGTGGCTCAGCGGCGGCGTCAGTCCGCCGAAGCCGTGCAGGTGCTCGAGGTTGGCACCGTCCAACGCGAAGCCGTGGATCTTGGCGAGGCACTGGCCCGAACGGAGGGCGTGTCCGTGCGGCGCACAGGCGGACTGGGCAGTACCTCGCGGTTTTCCCTCGCGGGGTTCACGGACGAGCAGATCCGCTTCTTCATCGATGGTGTTCCGCTGGAGCTTGCGGGCTACGGCGCCGGACTCGCCAATGTCCCGGTCAATCTCATCCAGCGTGCCGAAACCTACAACGGCGTTGTTCCCATCCGATTCGGCGCCGATGCCTTGGGGGGGGCGGTTCACCTCGAGACCGATCAAGACTTCCAGGGCACGCGGGCCTCCGCCTCGTATGAGCTTGGCTCGTACGACACGCACCGGCTCACGGCCAGCGTCCGGCACTTGCACGAACCCACGGGGTTTCTCTTCCGGGCCAACGGCTATTTCGATGACACCCAGAACGATTACCTCGTCGATGTGAATGCCGTAGCCGCCGATGGCTCGGGCAGACCCCTGCGCGTGCGCGTCCACCGGTTCCATGATGCCTACCGGGCAGGAGGCGCGGGCATTGAGACTGGCTTCGTGGATCAATCCTGGGCCAGACGTCTGCTGCTCCGCATCTTCACGGGCACCTATGACAAGGAGCTCCAGAACGATGTCGAGATGAGCAACCCCTATGGCGAAGTGGAGTACGGGGAGACGTCCGGAGGCGCTACCCTGCGCTTCGAGCAGATCTTCTCGAATGGGCTCTCGGCGAACGTGATCGCAGGTTACACCTACCGCCGCAATCACTTCACGGACCTCAGCAAGTGTGTCTACGACTGGTACGGGCGCTGCGTCTTCGTGCGGGACGGGCAGCCAGGAGTCATCGAAGACCGCCCCGTGGAGCGAGTCATCGGCCAGCACACCGGGTTTGCACGGCTGAACCTGGGTTGGAACGTCACCCCCCTGCAGAAACTCCGCTTGTCCCTCGCCCCCACGGTCGTGGACCGGGCCGGTGAAGACCGGCAGCTCCAAGCGGCCCAACAGCTCGACCCACTCGACGGTGAACGCAATCTGTTCAACCTGGTCAGCGGCGTGGAATATGAACTCGATGCTTTCGAGGATCGCCTCGAGAATATTCTGTTCGTCAAGGATTACCTCCAGCGGGCTTACGGCGAGAAGCCGCTCGACGGCGGTGACTTCTCCGTCACGAAACGAAACCTGCACCAGGTGGGGCTGGGTGACAGCACCCGTCTGCGCCTGTCACCGGGGCTCTACGCCAAGGCCTCGTACGAGTGGGCCACACGCCTGCCCCGTCCAGACGAGTTCTTCGGCAATGGATTGCTCATCATTGAAAACCTCACCCTGAAACCTGAAACCAGCCACAACATCAACCTCGGGCTCACGTACGAAACCCGTGAAACCGCCGTGGGGGATTTCCGGGCCAATGTGACAGGGTTTGGGCGCTTGGCCGATCAGCTTATCGTTCTCATTGGCCAGCCCAGCTATTTCGTCTATCAGAATGTCTTCGCGGCCCGCGCCCTGGGTGTCTCCGGAGCTGCGGGCTGGGTCTCTCCAGGCAATTACTTCTCGCTCGATGGCAACGCCACCTGGCAGGACTTCCGCAACACCTCCAGCGAAGGGACTTACGGCTCCTTCGTGGACAAGCGCATCCCCAACCAGCCCTACATGTGGGCCAACGGCAGTGCCCGCTTCCAGCTCAGCCAACTGATAAGCCCCCGCGATGAACTCGCGCTCACCTGGAACACGCGTTACATCCATGAGTTCTTCCGGGCCTGGGAAGGGGTAGGGCAGGTTGACACCAAGGATGTGATTGATTCCCAATGGGTGCACTCACTCTCGCTCACCTATGTCACCCGGAGCGATACCGCCACGCTGACATGGTCAGCCGACGTCCAGAACCTGACCGACGCCCGGGCGTATGACTTTTACGGCGTTCAGCGCCCCGGACGCAGCCTGTTCGCCAAGCTCACAGTGGAGTTTGGAAATTGACCGCAACAACCCCCAACCCGAAGAGCAACCGCATGAACCTCTCGATGACGCTTCGTTCCGTACGTTGGCTCGCCATGGTGCTGGCCCTTCCCCTGATCGCTGCTTGCGGCGATGACGAAGATCCCACCCCGACGGACCCGACGGACCCCGTTAATCCCGCTTCGCAGTACGCCATCGTGACCCAGACCACCGTGGATGGGGCCTCGACGAGCTATATCGCCGTGACGAGCACGCTGGATCGCACTGAGCCGCTTTCCCTGGCGAATGCCATCGAGGTGAAGGGCCGGGCGCTCGTGTTCGGCCCGCCGAAAAAGGACTACTTCTTCGTGAGCTCCGGCTCAACGGTCGTCCGCTACAACCTGACGACCGAGGGGGCTCCGCAGAAGGGCGAAACCGTCAGCTTCCAGGGCCAAGGGGTCACGGATATCACGGAGTACCAGCACCAGTTCCGGTTCGTCTCCGAGACCAAGGCCTACTTCTTCGACGGTTCGACCTCTCAGGTCATTATTTGGAACCCCACGGCCATGACGGTCACGGGCGTCCTCCCCTTCAGTGACGCCAAGATCGACAACACGGTGATGTCTTTCTCGTCGCAGCCACTGGAAGTCGCCAACCAGGTCATCATCCCGCTGGGCTGGCGCCCGAGCACGGGGACCACACTGACCAAGCAGGCCGGTGTCCTCGTCGTGAACCCCGCCAATGACTCGTTGAAGTTCGTGAAGAAGACCTTCAAGGAGAACGAGGGGTGCGGCTACGTGCGTGACGGCGTCGTGGGCGCCGACGGGAAGATCTACCTGTCCACGGAGGCCTACGGCGCGGCGTCGTACCGGGTCCACCGGGATGACCCGACCATGCTCAAGCCGTGCCTGCTCAGGTTCGATCCTCAGACGGGCGCGTTCGATGACAACTTCTTCGTGGACCTCACCACGTTGACCAACGGCGTTGCCGCCGGCTCGGTGCTGCAGGGGCCGGGTGGAAAGACCTACCTGCGCGTCTTCGACGACGCCGCCTACGGCAGCCCGGTCACGAAGGACTCCGTGCCCCGCGTCCTGGCGAGCGCCGTCGCGTGGAAGTGGTGGAACATCAAGCTCGACACCCTGACGGCAACCCCCGTCGACACGCTCCCGGCGGCCATGGGAAGCACCTTCCTCTTTCCCGCCAATGACCGGCTGCTCTTCACCAACTTCACGAGCAACTCCCAGACGGAGCTGCGCGAGTTGACGGACGAGAGCGGCAAGGTGGCAACCGTCACGCCGGGCCGCACCTTCTCCTTCCTCCAGGTGCGCTAAGCCCCCAGAAGTCCCCGAACAAGGATGAGCAGCTCCCTGGAGACAGGGGGCTGCTCTCCGTTTCCGGAGCAGGTCCCCCTCCTTGCCAAGTGCCGCGCTTCTCCAGTACATTGCCGCGCGGTCAATAAGAATGATTATCATTATCGTTTCCAAGTCCCTGGCCGTCCAGGGCAGCCCCCTCCTGCACGTTCCCGGAAGTGGACCGTGAGCGCGTCGTCCTCACCGGGTTCCGAGCGCGGATTGCTGTGGATGCTGGCGGCCGTGCAGTTCAGCCACCTCATGGACTTCATGATCGTGATGCCGCTCGGCCCGGACTTCATGCGGCTGTTCGGCATCTCGGCCGCGCAGTTCGGGGTGCTGGTCTCCGCCTATACGCTGGCCTCGGCGGTGATGGGGCTGCTGGGCGTGCTGTGGCTGGACCGGTTCGATCGGAAACGGACGTTGCTGGCCCTCTACGCCGGGTTCATTGCCGCCACGCTGATGTGCGGCGCCGCGCAGAGCCACACCGCATTGCTCGTGGCGAGAACGCTCGCTGGGGCTTGCGCGGGGCTCATGGGCGCGGTCGTCATGGCCATCATCGGAGATCTGGTGCCACCGGAGCGCCGTGGCCGTGCCATCGGCACGGTGATGACCTCGATGGGCCTGTCCGCGGTGGTGGGCGTGCCCCTGGGCCTTGGACTTGCCAGCCTCTGGGGCTGGCGGACGCCTTTCTGGGCCATTGGCGCGCTCGCCAGCACCGTGTGGCTTTGCCTCTGGAAGGTCCTGCCCACGATCAACCGGCATCTCTCCGCGTCCCGGGAGCAAGCTCCGGGCAGCGCGCTCACCTCTCTTTGGACGCCCAGCCTCGCCCTGGGCTGGCTGCTGACCTTCAGTGTGGTGGTCTCCAGCTTCCTTTTGATTCCGTACCTGAGCCCTTACATGGTGGGAAACCTGGGACTGAGTTCCGCGCATCTGCCCTGGGTGTACCTGGGTGGGGGCGCGGCCACCCTGCTGTGCACGCGCTGGGTCGGCCGCATGACGGATCGTCACGGTCCCGTGCGTGTCCTGGCCTCCCTGCTGATCGGCACGATGGTGCCCCACCTGCTGTTCACGCACCTGCCGCCCTCTCCATTTCCCGTGGTCGCCCTGGTCTTCGCCCTGTTCATGTCCCTGACCTCCAGCCGAGTCATTCCGACCATCGCCCTGATTGCCTCCCGCGTGCCGCCCTCGGTCCGTGGGCGCTACCTCGCGGTCAACATGGCCGCGAGCGATGGGGCCTCGGGAATCGCAGCGTGGATGAGCGGATTGATGATCTCGACGGCCCCCGGAGGCGCGCTGGAGGGCTTTGGCCAGACCGGCTGGATCGCGGTGGCCGTCTCCGTCTTCACGCTCGGCATTCTCTGGACGTTCGGACGCAGCGCCGTCCGGTTGAGCGCCGCGCCGACTTGATTTCGTGAACCACAGTCTTCGTCACAAACAAAGGAAGAGCCGATGAATACCCCCTCCCGGAAGCACCCCTCCCTGCCCCGTCCCATCCAGGGAGAGATGAAGCTCGAGAACTCGAACCGCCTGCTGGCCGAGGCGAAGCGGCTGGTTCCCGGCGTCACCTTCTCGATGATGAAGCGGCCCGAGCACTTCGCCCCCGAGTCGTTCCCGGTGTACCTCGCCCGGGGCCAGGGAGCATTGGTCGATGATGTCGATGGCCAGCAGTACATCGATTACATCGGCGGGCTCGGGGCCAACATGCTGGGCCACAACCACCCGGCGGTCGTGGGAGCCATTCGCAAGCACCTGGAGGAGGGGCTCATCCACTCCCTGCCCACCCCCATCGAGCTCAGCGCCACGCAGACGCTGGTCGAGATGATTCCCGGCGCGGAGATGGCGCGGTTCTTCAAGACGGGAGCGGATGCCACCTCTGCCGCGATGCGCCTGGCGCGCATCATCACCGGCAAGGAGCGCATCATCACGGTCGGCTACAACGGCTGGCATGATCACTTCATGGTCGGCACCCCCGGCGTCCCGGCGGTGATGTCCCAGTACACGATTCGCATGCCGCTCTTCACCCCGCAGGATGAGACGGCGCTGCTGGCCTCCATCGGGGAGAACGCCAAGCAGCTCGCCGCGGTGCTGATCTCCATCCCGTTCAACCGCTGTCTGAGCCGGGAGTTCATGCACCAGTTGCGCGCCGCCTGCACCGCTCACGAGGTGTTGATGGTGCAGGACGAAGTCATCACCGGCTTCCGTCTGGCACGGGGTGGCGCACAGGAGTTCTTCGACGTGAAGGCCGACTTCGTCTGCCTCTCCAAGGCCCTTGCCGCGGGCATGCCGCTCTCGGCGGTGGCCGGCCCGGCCAAGTACCTGAGCAAGCTCGGCGGCATGGAGGTCCAGGTGTCGACCACCTTCGGCGGAGAGATGTTGTCGCTGGCGGTGTGCGAGGCGACCCTCAAGGAGTACCGCAAGGGGGGCTACATCGAGAACCTCTCCGCGCTCGGCAGCCGATTGCGCACCGGCGTCAACGCGCATGCCGAGAAGACTGGCTCTCCGCTGAGGGTGCTGGGCTACGACGCCATCCCCTTCTTCCTCTTCGACAAGAACCCCGTGGAGCACGCGAAGAAGATGCAGCCGTTCCAGGCGGGCATGGCGCGCCGGGGCATCCTGCTGCGCCGCGATGTGAACTTCATCGCCGCGGTGCACACCGAGGAGCAGATCGACTACACGATCGAGATGGCGGGTGAGGTGCTGCAATCCCTCGCCAAGTCCGCCTGATCGGAAGGCGCTCGCGCCGGAGGCAGGGTTCACCTCCTGCCTCCCCTTCTCCGCTCAAGACTGGGAGTGGGTGGGCGGGTTTCCCGAGATGATCAGCGGGCAGTCCAGCCAAGGGTGCGCGATGGTTGACATGGGGTAGTTGAAGGCGCGGCTGAGCGTCTCCGCGGTCAGCACCGAGCGCGGTGTCCCCAACGCGATGGCTTGCCGCTCCGCGAGCACGAGCACCTTGTCCGCGTACTGAGCGACCAGGTTCAAATCGTGGAGGATGAGGAAGGCCGCCACCCCTTCCTGGGTCAATTCCT
This genomic window from Stigmatella ashevillena contains:
- the mxcG gene encoding myxochelin non-ribosomal peptide synthetase MxcG, whose translation is MRDSQEARRPLSAAQHGIWLGQQFDLKSPVYNAGECIEICGPVDPALFEAAVRQAVSEAEALHVRFVASEGGPQQLLGTQADWTLHTADLSETADPWAAVQTWMKADLAQTVDLSRGPLFTEALFKAAPGRFFWYQRVHHIAMDGFGFSLLARRVADVYTAKAAGRPVTGGFGSFQAVLDEDVAYRNGPQYELDRAFWMERFADRPTPVSLASPAPMSSSFVRQTRFLASQSMEQLQAVSRTAGLNWPDLMLAATAVYLHRLTDAAEVVLGLPVMTRLGSAALRVPCMAMNIVPLRVPVNPEDSLLDVARGVAAEVRAMRPHLRYRYEQLRRDLKMVGGQRRLFGPVVNIMPFDYALRFAGIPTIAHNISAGPVEDLSIGLYARSDGKGMRMDFDANPACYEAKDLEAHQGAFLELLESLVAAPGQAVGQPQVQSPGHLPLSSILDGGPLPAPPRPVLELIAERAREQPDAIAVEHGQHQLSYRELLQNAQALSDQLVREGVQPNTPVAVMLPRGLDAIVASLGVLFSGAGYLPLDPQGPSSRTAAILEDAKPTLIIQRASPDADVMARGNLVIRKNEAAPATAASPQVPTEGDHLAYIIYTSGSTGQPNGVQISQNALAHFVAGATHRYGVQRGDRVLQFAPLHFDASVEEIFLTLCAGAKLVLRTEEMLQSVPRLLDACAEHGITVLDLPTAFWHELAYSVSTGAARLPSSIRLVIIGGEAALPERVVRWRAAVGADVLLLNTYGPTEATVVATTAPLSGPLSAGAPEEEIPIGRPLPGVRTALIDAHGKLAAPGTEGELYLLGGGLARGYLGRPELNAVRFTSLDVLPGSPRAYRTGDKARVREDGQLVFTGRVDDEFKISGHRIDPTEIETVLLAHAGVREAAVVGQILPGGTRRLCAHIVAEMPAPAAAELRRHLLAELPAAMVPSAFVFSEKLPRTSTGKLDRNTLRLTLPPEDSAPTADATAFERMVLQVWEQVLGLSGMSAQDDFFELGGQSLQTIQVANRLSVALGREVPVATVFRYPTAAGLAQALEHGEKSSLESGGLSTAMLADAELPEEIVPHLAPSQRAPAPLRQVLLTGATGFVGAHLLDQLLRQTQARVVCLVRARDEVHAMERLREAMAGQRLSTVSLAERVMAVPADLGQPWLGLSSARFHNLAAECDTLIHNAAVVSVVREYGSLQATNVRGTRELLRLAASVKPKPLHYVSTLAVAPQANLSPEVPEAFVPSHPGLRDGYQQSKWVAERLVQQAAERGLPVTVYRLGRVSGAWTSGIVNPQDLVWRILLAGIPAGALPQLDVGEVWTPVDYVASSLVRLSLDSHPGGVFNVTPAPEVRLSEVFGWVRDYGYPIELCSVPEWRARVAQATGSADNSTTLAFFDLRSGSHEPTFGLGTIRSERVLQALSGSGLSCPQTDRLLLHRYLDYCVEQGLLQRPPKTR
- a CDS encoding class II 3-deoxy-7-phosphoheptulonate synthase; protein product: MLNPNWTPGSWREKPVKHMPDDYPDARELARVEGELSRLPPLVFAEETRRLTAALGQVAEGKAFLLQGGDCAESFKEFTTDNVRDSLRLILQMAMVLTFSGGRPVVKVGRIAGQFAKPRSGATETIEGVTLPAYRGDIINGMDFEPGERKPDPTRLLKAYHQSSDTLGLLRLFSQGGYADLLNMHRWTFDFVADSVQGGQYRKLADKILESLRFMSALHVSPGQQMPLNRVDMFTSHEALLLNYEEAMTRADPVSGDWYDSSAHMLWIGERTRQLDGGHVEFMRGIQNPIGLKCGPTMEPEDLLRLIDLLNPEAIPGKLTLIGRFGADKIAERLPRLMAATKRHGSPVVWSTDPMHGNTLKARNGYKTRPFDRILSEVKTFVQVATSEGVHPGGLHLEMTGQNVTECLGGAQEVTEDDLSSRYHTHCDPRLNANQALQLAFLVADKLQSLRVPEVWAAATTDSLTEMSGKGYHAAPK
- the mxcH gene encoding TonB-dependent siderophore myxochelin receptor MxcH encodes the protein MPKLLEFVEAAYPAQAKQDRLEAKVALRLTLDAQGTVTTAEVLGPIGHGFDEAAREAALRFRFEPAKRNGTPVPSRIVYPYEFRLPPPPPSGTQDSSPPAATEPSDSSFEETIEVTDAGESVAQRRRQSAEAVQVLEVGTVQREAVDLGEALARTEGVSVRRTGGLGSTSRFSLAGFTDEQIRFFIDGVPLELAGYGAGLANVPVNLIQRAETYNGVVPIRFGADALGGAVHLETDQDFQGTRASASYELGSYDTHRLTASVRHLHEPTGFLFRANGYFDDTQNDYLVDVNAVAADGSGRPLRVRVHRFHDAYRAGGAGIETGFVDQSWARRLLLRIFTGTYDKELQNDVEMSNPYGEVEYGETSGGATLRFEQIFSNGLSANVIAGYTYRRNHFTDLSKCVYDWYGRCVFVRDGQPGVIEDRPVERVIGQHTGFARLNLGWNVTPLQKLRLSLAPTVVDRAGEDRQLQAAQQLDPLDGERNLFNLVSGVEYELDAFEDRLENILFVKDYLQRAYGEKPLDGGDFSVTKRNLHQVGLGDSTRLRLSPGLYAKASYEWATRLPRPDEFFGNGLLIIENLTLKPETSHNINLGLTYETRETAVGDFRANVTGFGRLADQLIVLIGQPSYFVYQNVFAARALGVSGAAGWVSPGNYFSLDGNATWQDFRNTSSEGTYGSFVDKRIPNQPYMWANGSARFQLSQLISPRDELALTWNTRYIHEFFRAWEGVGQVDTKDVIDSQWVHSLSLTYVTRSDTATLTWSADVQNLTDARAYDFYGVQRPGRSLFAKLTVEFGN
- a CDS encoding MxcI protein; amino-acid sequence: MNLSMTLRSVRWLAMVLALPLIAACGDDEDPTPTDPTDPVNPASQYAIVTQTTVDGASTSYIAVTSTLDRTEPLSLANAIEVKGRALVFGPPKKDYFFVSSGSTVVRYNLTTEGAPQKGETVSFQGQGVTDITEYQHQFRFVSETKAYFFDGSTSQVIIWNPTAMTVTGVLPFSDAKIDNTVMSFSSQPLEVANQVIIPLGWRPSTGTTLTKQAGVLVVNPANDSLKFVKKTFKENEGCGYVRDGVVGADGKIYLSTEAYGAASYRVHRDDPTMLKPCLLRFDPQTGAFDDNFFVDLTTLTNGVAAGSVLQGPGGKTYLRVFDDAAYGSPVTKDSVPRVLASAVAWKWWNIKLDTLTATPVDTLPAAMGSTFLFPANDRLLFTNFTSNSQTELRELTDESGKVATVTPGRTFSFLQVR
- the mxcK gene encoding myxochelin export MFS transporter MxcK, encoding MSASSSPGSERGLLWMLAAVQFSHLMDFMIVMPLGPDFMRLFGISAAQFGVLVSAYTLASAVMGLLGVLWLDRFDRKRTLLALYAGFIAATLMCGAAQSHTALLVARTLAGACAGLMGAVVMAIIGDLVPPERRGRAIGTVMTSMGLSAVVGVPLGLGLASLWGWRTPFWAIGALASTVWLCLWKVLPTINRHLSASREQAPGSALTSLWTPSLALGWLLTFSVVVSSFLLIPYLSPYMVGNLGLSSAHLPWVYLGGGAATLLCTRWVGRMTDRHGPVRVLASLLIGTMVPHLLFTHLPPSPFPVVALVFALFMSLTSSRVIPTIALIASRVPPSVRGRYLAVNMAASDGASGIAAWMSGLMISTAPGGALEGFGQTGWIAVAVSVFTLGILWTFGRSAVRLSAAPT